A stretch of the Archangium violaceum genome encodes the following:
- a CDS encoding MaoC family dehydratase N-terminal domain-containing protein: protein MLDKNAIGRASPPFLNEVEKGAIRRFAESLGDYNPIYYDEEYARASGYPTVVAPPTFPASFSSAADLRELLGVGIKSLLHAEQSFEYERPIFAGDRIFVATRVADVLERTGPAGKMDVAVIEDEGRDEEGNLVFRARRTLIVRAAKENP from the coding sequence ATGTTGGACAAGAACGCCATCGGACGGGCCTCACCGCCATTCTTGAACGAGGTGGAGAAGGGCGCCATCCGGCGCTTCGCCGAGTCCCTCGGCGACTACAACCCCATCTATTACGACGAGGAGTACGCGCGGGCCTCGGGTTACCCCACGGTGGTGGCTCCGCCGACCTTCCCCGCGTCCTTCAGCTCGGCCGCGGATCTGCGCGAGCTGCTGGGCGTGGGCATCAAGAGCCTGCTGCACGCCGAGCAGTCCTTCGAGTACGAGCGGCCCATCTTCGCCGGGGACCGCATCTTCGTCGCCACGCGCGTGGCGGACGTGCTCGAGCGCACCGGCCCGGCCGGGAAGATGGATGTTGCCGTCATCGAGGACGAGGGCCGCGACGAGGAGGGGAACCTCGTGTTCCGCGCCCGCCGCACGCTCATCGTCCGCGCCGCCAAGGAGAATCCGTGA
- a CDS encoding MaoC family dehydratase gives MPARKLYFEGLRVGDELPALAKAPIDRVQLARYAGASGDFNPVHVDEVYAKSVGMPSVYAPGMLVMGMLGQLISDWARGGQLRRYHVRFIKMVWPGDTVVCKGRVSDRHGEGGRYFVDVELWAENQRGELVMKGNSTIQLFYSLEDENRQRAGQSPIVVDVPRESLLQSAPQSSEGVEDDESRTASMSGKKTTGSKPAAKTATAPGAAMKKAKK, from the coding sequence ATGCCCGCGCGCAAGCTCTATTTCGAAGGCCTCCGCGTCGGAGATGAACTGCCCGCGCTGGCCAAGGCCCCCATCGACCGGGTGCAGCTGGCCCGCTACGCCGGCGCCTCCGGTGACTTCAACCCCGTCCACGTGGACGAGGTCTACGCCAAGAGCGTGGGCATGCCCTCCGTGTATGCCCCGGGCATGCTCGTCATGGGCATGCTGGGCCAGCTCATCAGTGACTGGGCCCGGGGCGGCCAGCTGCGGCGCTACCACGTGCGCTTCATCAAGATGGTGTGGCCCGGCGACACCGTCGTCTGCAAGGGCCGCGTGAGCGACCGGCACGGCGAGGGCGGCCGTTACTTCGTCGACGTGGAGCTGTGGGCGGAGAACCAGCGCGGTGAGCTGGTGATGAAGGGCAACTCCACCATCCAGCTCTTCTACTCACTGGAGGACGAGAACCGGCAGCGCGCTGGCCAGTCCCCCATCGTCGTGGATGTGCCGCGCGAGAGCCTCCTGCAGTCCGCCCCTCAGTCCTCCGAGGGTGTCGAGGACGACGAGAGCAGGACCGCCAGCATGTCGGGCAAGAAGACGACCGGCTCCAAGCCTGCCGCCAAGACGGCCACGGCCCCCGGGGCCGCCATGAAGAAGGCCAAGAAGTAG
- a CDS encoding acyl-CoA dehydrogenase produces the protein MSAGINTYKTDLREIFFTLFEQFGFSQVAGHAPYDAWGPDEAKAVIQETYRFAKEVLGPLNSSGDREGCRLENGAVITPKGFKDAWKKLYEQGFKTVSVSPDHGGQGGPMMLQVLIEEILSGANSAFNMYPGLAFGAAELIAECGTPEQKKLYVERMLNGTWGGTMCLTEPHAGSDVGAAKSSARKNADGTYSIRGTKIFISGGDHDLAENVIHLVLARIEGAAPGTKGLSLFIVPKIRVNADGSLAGGNDVSVGSIEHKMGIRASATCVLNFGENDGCVGELVGGIENVGMSQMFKMMNGARIAVGIQGLALASAAYFNALEYAKDRKQGPHMSKLKDPTAPRVPIIEHADVRRMLLDMKAHVEGIRALLVKLAMHTDKAHMLAGKDDDQAAYHRGQVELLTPLVKAYGSDQSFRLCAQAIQVYGGAGYCQDYPVEQYTRDSKIFSIYEGTNHIQAMDLVGRKMGQAGGANFQQFMADVGGFIEANREHKVFGDAVRQLAAAQEGVMASAMAILGWSQDPAKMPLIPLSANRFLNMMSELAVGWLLLDAAVIAERVGEKATGDEKAFYEGKKWSAQWYARNVLPNVEQAARMMATEDASPVEISNLAFGTI, from the coding sequence ATGTCCGCCGGCATCAACACCTACAAGACCGACCTTCGAGAGATCTTCTTCACCCTGTTCGAGCAATTCGGCTTCAGTCAGGTCGCCGGTCACGCTCCCTACGACGCCTGGGGGCCGGACGAGGCGAAGGCGGTCATCCAGGAGACCTACCGGTTCGCCAAGGAGGTCCTCGGGCCCCTCAACTCCTCGGGTGATCGCGAGGGCTGCCGGCTGGAGAACGGCGCCGTCATCACGCCCAAGGGCTTCAAGGACGCGTGGAAGAAGCTCTACGAGCAGGGCTTCAAGACCGTGTCCGTGAGCCCGGATCACGGAGGGCAGGGCGGCCCGATGATGCTCCAGGTGCTCATCGAGGAGATCCTCTCGGGCGCCAACTCGGCCTTCAACATGTACCCGGGGCTGGCCTTCGGCGCGGCGGAACTGATCGCCGAGTGCGGCACGCCGGAGCAGAAGAAGCTCTACGTGGAGCGCATGCTCAATGGCACCTGGGGCGGCACCATGTGCCTCACCGAGCCGCACGCGGGCTCGGACGTGGGCGCGGCGAAGTCGAGCGCGCGCAAGAACGCGGACGGCACCTACAGCATCCGCGGCACGAAGATCTTCATCTCCGGTGGTGATCACGATCTGGCGGAGAACGTCATCCACCTGGTGCTGGCGCGCATCGAGGGCGCGGCGCCGGGCACCAAGGGCTTGTCGCTCTTCATCGTGCCGAAGATCCGCGTGAACGCGGACGGCAGCCTGGCGGGCGGCAACGACGTCTCCGTGGGCTCCATCGAGCACAAGATGGGCATCCGGGCGTCGGCCACGTGTGTGCTGAACTTCGGCGAGAACGACGGCTGTGTGGGCGAGCTGGTGGGTGGCATCGAGAACGTCGGCATGAGCCAGATGTTCAAGATGATGAACGGCGCGCGCATCGCGGTGGGCATCCAGGGTCTGGCGCTGGCGAGCGCGGCCTACTTCAACGCCCTGGAGTACGCGAAGGACCGCAAGCAGGGTCCGCACATGAGCAAGCTGAAGGATCCGACGGCGCCCCGCGTGCCCATCATCGAGCACGCGGACGTGCGCCGCATGCTGCTGGACATGAAGGCGCACGTAGAGGGCATCCGCGCGCTTCTCGTCAAGCTGGCCATGCACACGGACAAGGCGCACATGCTGGCGGGCAAGGATGATGACCAGGCCGCCTACCACCGCGGGCAGGTGGAGCTGCTCACGCCGCTGGTGAAGGCGTACGGCTCGGACCAGTCGTTCCGGCTGTGCGCGCAGGCCATCCAGGTGTACGGCGGCGCGGGCTACTGCCAGGACTACCCGGTGGAGCAGTACACGCGTGACTCGAAGATCTTCTCCATCTACGAGGGCACCAACCACATCCAGGCGATGGACCTGGTGGGCCGCAAGATGGGCCAGGCGGGTGGCGCGAACTTCCAGCAGTTCATGGCCGACGTGGGCGGCTTCATCGAGGCCAACCGCGAGCACAAGGTGTTCGGCGACGCGGTGCGCCAGCTCGCGGCGGCGCAGGAGGGCGTGATGGCGAGCGCCATGGCGATCCTCGGCTGGTCGCAGGATCCGGCGAAGATGCCGCTCATCCCGCTGTCGGCCAACCGCTTCCTGAACATGATGTCGGAGCTGGCCGTGGGCTGGCTGCTGCTGGACGCGGCCGTCATCGCCGAGCGCGTGGGCGAGAAGGCCACCGGCGACGAGAAGGCCTTCTACGAGGGCAAGAAGTGGAGCGCCCAGTGGTACGCGCGCAACGTGCTGCCCAACGTGGAGCAGGCCGCGCGGATGATGGCGACCGAGGACGCCTCGCCGGTGGAGATCTCCAACCTGGCGTTCGGCACCATCTGA
- a CDS encoding ExbD/TolR family protein, translating to MAMGKVPGDSEGGEDVGFAEINITPLTDIFLVLLIIFMVTSSVIVQQAPGGGAQEGLKVNLPKGGTTDITARATDLSVAILADGRFVLGGNVLSEDELKRAFADAQQKNPDTIVIVQADEGVPHGTVVQVMELAKSTGLGQLAIGVREAQ from the coding sequence ATGGCAATGGGCAAGGTACCGGGGGATTCCGAGGGCGGCGAGGACGTCGGCTTCGCCGAGATCAACATCACCCCGCTGACCGACATCTTCCTCGTGCTGCTCATCATCTTCATGGTGACGAGCTCGGTCATCGTGCAGCAGGCCCCCGGCGGCGGCGCCCAGGAGGGCCTCAAGGTGAACCTTCCCAAGGGAGGCACCACGGACATCACCGCGCGCGCCACGGATCTCTCCGTGGCCATCCTCGCGGACGGACGCTTCGTCCTGGGCGGCAATGTGCTCAGCGAGGACGAGCTCAAGCGCGCCTTCGCCGACGCCCAGCAGAAGAACCCGGACACCATCGTCATCGTCCAGGCCGACGAGGGCGTGCCCCACGGCACCGTCGTCCAGGTGATGGAGCTGGCCAAGAGCACCGGGCTCGGGCAGCTCGCCATCGGCGTGCGCGAGGCGCAGTAG
- a CDS encoding MotA/TolQ/ExbB proton channel family protein gives MSLSDILHYLRIGGFTLALLLLASVVALGVAIERLIALWGVSERSRTLGDTVHKHLLRGDVVAARTATERSDAVVADIFLAGFDRFERTRGSCDGVDSAVERERAQVGLRLRRNLWILATIGSLTPFVGLFGTVAGIMRSFKDLGLDVSAGGTGGTAAVMTGISEALVATAVGILVAVQAMAFYNYFQARLSRVLVELRLQGEEFVELLRERPVNAPSTTSSAAAPAPVEARPQPEA, from the coding sequence ATGAGCCTTTCCGACATCCTCCACTACCTACGCATCGGCGGCTTCACACTTGCCCTCCTCCTCCTCGCTTCCGTGGTGGCGCTGGGGGTGGCCATCGAGCGGTTGATCGCCCTCTGGGGTGTGAGCGAGCGCTCCCGGACGCTCGGGGACACCGTTCACAAGCACCTGCTGCGCGGAGATGTCGTCGCCGCCCGGACGGCCACCGAGCGCTCGGACGCCGTCGTGGCGGACATCTTCCTGGCCGGCTTCGACCGCTTCGAGCGCACCCGGGGCTCCTGTGACGGGGTGGACTCGGCCGTGGAGCGCGAGCGCGCCCAGGTGGGCCTGCGGCTGCGCCGCAACCTGTGGATCCTGGCCACCATCGGCTCGCTGACGCCCTTCGTGGGCCTCTTCGGCACGGTGGCCGGCATCATGAGATCCTTCAAGGACCTGGGCCTGGACGTGTCGGCTGGAGGCACCGGAGGCACCGCCGCGGTGATGACGGGCATCTCCGAGGCCCTGGTGGCCACCGCGGTGGGCATCCTCGTGGCGGTGCAGGCCATGGCCTTCTACAACTACTTCCAGGCGCGGCTGTCCCGCGTGCTCGTGGAGCTGCGACTCCAGGGGGAGGAGTTCGTCGAGCTGCTTCGCGAGCGTCCGGTGAACGCCCCGTCCACCACCTCTTCCGCCGCGGCTCCGGCCCCGGTGGAAGCGCGTCCCCAGCCGGAAGCCTGA
- a CDS encoding DUF4292 domain-containing protein, with amino-acid sequence MNRAAAAIFLAFICSGCPKRIDFGPTGPITQAEELFRLTRAAQDRVATLQGDGKLRVQSPQGSGTVSAYLAASRPGLLRVEMFDFFNRPIAVLVTDGQRFGLFQAQENTFYQGPATPRNLSRFLPITLPSEELVSVMLGKVPFIPAERMTLELDDERGLYVLTLHKGPVSQVLHIHPKYLQVVRSEVRGAPVYGLEYDGFKETGGVLFPHEVKLVAPSADTSLGLRYTDITVNESPDLTLFDLSAPEGVPVVEVDEGGQTLPPVSLPPTSPGS; translated from the coding sequence ATGAACCGCGCAGCCGCAGCAATCTTCCTGGCCTTCATCTGTTCAGGCTGTCCCAAGCGCATCGATTTCGGGCCCACCGGCCCCATCACCCAGGCCGAGGAGCTCTTCCGGCTGACGCGCGCCGCCCAGGACCGGGTGGCCACCCTCCAGGGGGACGGGAAGCTCCGGGTGCAGTCGCCCCAGGGCTCGGGGACCGTCTCCGCGTACCTGGCCGCCTCCCGGCCGGGCCTGCTGCGCGTGGAGATGTTCGATTTCTTCAACCGGCCCATCGCCGTGCTGGTGACGGATGGGCAGCGCTTCGGCCTCTTCCAGGCGCAGGAGAATACGTTCTACCAGGGGCCGGCGACCCCCCGGAACCTGTCTCGCTTCCTGCCCATCACCCTGCCGAGCGAGGAGCTGGTCTCCGTGATGCTCGGCAAGGTGCCCTTCATCCCCGCCGAGCGGATGACGCTCGAGCTGGACGACGAGCGGGGGCTGTATGTCCTCACGCTCCACAAGGGGCCGGTCTCCCAGGTGCTCCACATCCACCCGAAGTACCTCCAGGTGGTGCGCAGCGAGGTGCGGGGTGCTCCCGTCTATGGCCTCGAGTACGACGGCTTCAAGGAAACCGGGGGCGTGCTCTTCCCCCATGAGGTGAAGCTCGTGGCCCCCTCGGCCGATACCTCCCTGGGGCTGCGCTACACCGACATCACCGTCAACGAGTCCCCGGACCTCACCCTCTTCGATCTCTCCGCGCCCGAGGGCGTCCCCGTCGTCGAGGTGGATGAGGGCGGACAGACCCTGCCCCCCGTCTCGTTGCCTCCTACCTCGCCCGGTTCTTGA
- a CDS encoding general secretion pathway protein GspE, with the protein MAQIKLGELLIKANVLQESQLKAALAEQAKWGGKLGEILVRMNFVSEDILVRALSKQLAIPAVNLDAVKEIPQHVLNRVPLQTARDFAVMPLQLRDDGKTLVVAIADPLNVRQLDELRAVTKCRIVPNVAGRTAIARGMARFYEDQGELADADTNFKVVDAQGRTVVKNMNQPAPAAAPAHTPAPMPPAPSRETPAVRGGGSSPVELLRSVEEVQRKEVAALKAMVELLIEKGVFTRDEYLAKVKR; encoded by the coding sequence ATGGCACAGATCAAGCTTGGTGAACTGCTGATCAAGGCGAACGTGCTCCAGGAGAGCCAGCTCAAGGCGGCGCTCGCGGAGCAGGCGAAGTGGGGCGGCAAGCTGGGAGAGATCCTGGTGCGGATGAACTTCGTGTCCGAGGACATCCTGGTGAGGGCGCTGTCCAAGCAGCTCGCCATTCCCGCCGTCAACCTGGACGCGGTGAAGGAGATCCCTCAGCACGTGCTCAACCGGGTCCCGCTGCAGACGGCGCGGGACTTCGCGGTGATGCCGCTGCAGCTGCGCGATGATGGCAAGACGCTGGTGGTGGCCATCGCGGACCCGCTCAACGTGCGGCAGCTGGATGAGCTGCGCGCCGTCACCAAGTGCCGCATCGTCCCCAACGTGGCCGGGCGTACGGCCATCGCGCGGGGCATGGCGCGCTTCTACGAGGACCAGGGCGAGCTGGCGGATGCGGACACCAACTTCAAGGTGGTGGACGCCCAGGGCCGCACTGTCGTCAAGAACATGAACCAGCCCGCCCCGGCCGCGGCGCCGGCTCACACTCCCGCCCCGATGCCCCCCGCGCCCTCTCGCGAGACGCCGGCGGTGCGCGGTGGTGGCAGCAGCCCGGTGGAGCTCCTGCGCAGCGTGGAGGAGGTGCAGCGCAAGGAGGTGGCGGCCCTCAAGGCCATGGTGGAGCTGCTCATCGAGAAGGGCGTCTTCACCCGTGATGAGTACCTGGCGAAGGTCAAGCGTTAA
- a CDS encoding general secretion pathway protein GspE: protein MRKKIGELLIESGAVSQEQVRHALGQQRAYGNRQRLGSVIITLGFASPAAVARALAHQFDLPFVQLPEIPEQVRSLVSLDFQAEHRIVLFKLEREGRGERLHVAVDDPSDLTVADELSFQLNKPVRVHVAAEDDIDRALDLVSGRAVDALPLEDDDGSPFDLQHGSSGEIPGNWHDPGETTPPSPSAALSALLDWDLPPTPPASPRSALNPKPPTPPAPPPFDEEDEDITLITPRVPSKPKASAMPPPPPPQESEDVLDELLGEPEPPAPRPPAAPAEPNKKGAVPVVVFGGAAQGLPQPPPPPQLPDITDEDLKVLEDIERMADGAEATLHTEKVKPARMVASLIRLLIRKRVIREEEFLEELSRK from the coding sequence ATGCGCAAGAAGATCGGCGAGCTCCTCATCGAGTCCGGTGCGGTCAGTCAGGAGCAGGTCCGCCATGCGCTCGGCCAGCAGCGGGCCTATGGCAATCGGCAGCGGCTGGGCTCGGTCATCATCACCCTGGGCTTCGCCTCGCCCGCGGCGGTGGCCCGGGCCCTGGCGCACCAGTTCGATCTGCCCTTCGTCCAGCTGCCGGAGATCCCCGAGCAGGTGCGTTCGCTCGTGTCGCTCGACTTCCAGGCCGAGCACCGCATCGTCCTGTTCAAGCTCGAGCGGGAAGGGCGCGGCGAGCGGCTGCACGTGGCGGTGGATGATCCCTCGGATCTGACGGTGGCCGACGAGCTGAGCTTCCAGCTCAACAAGCCCGTCCGGGTGCACGTGGCCGCCGAGGACGACATCGACCGCGCGCTCGACCTGGTGAGTGGCCGGGCGGTGGATGCCCTCCCGCTGGAGGACGACGACGGCTCCCCCTTCGATCTACAACACGGGAGCTCGGGCGAGATCCCGGGCAACTGGCACGACCCGGGGGAGACGACTCCGCCCTCGCCGTCCGCGGCCCTCTCGGCCCTGCTCGATTGGGATCTGCCTCCAACGCCGCCCGCCTCTCCGAGGTCCGCTTTGAATCCAAAGCCGCCGACGCCCCCGGCTCCGCCGCCCTTCGACGAGGAGGATGAGGACATCACCCTCATCACGCCTCGGGTCCCGTCGAAGCCGAAGGCCTCCGCGATGCCTCCGCCTCCTCCTCCGCAGGAGAGCGAGGATGTCCTCGATGAGCTGCTCGGGGAGCCCGAGCCCCCGGCTCCGCGTCCGCCCGCCGCCCCCGCCGAGCCCAACAAGAAGGGCGCCGTGCCGGTGGTCGTCTTCGGTGGCGCCGCCCAGGGCCTGCCGCAGCCGCCTCCGCCCCCTCAACTGCCCGACATCACCGACGAGGACCTGAAGGTGCTCGAGGACATCGAGCGGATGGCGGACGGCGCCGAGGCGACGCTGCACACGGAGAAGGTGAAGCCCGCGCGCATGGTGGCCAGCCTCATCCGCCTCCTCATCCGCAAGCGCGTCATCCGCGAGGAGGAGTTCCTGGAGGAGCTGTCCCGGAAGTGA
- a CDS encoding ABC transporter ATP-binding protein translates to MPEPLLDVRGLKTQLSLEEGPVMAVDDVSFSIPPGGTLGVVGESGCGKSLTALSVMGLVPEPPGRVVGGSIRFQGEDLLALPEEKMRRMRGRHLSMVFQEPMTSLNPVYTVGEQIAEGVRLHQGLSRAAAREHAVEMLRRVGIPAPEQRVDSYPHQLSGGMRQRVMIAMALACGPELLIADEPTTALDVTIQAQILELLKRLQQERRMAVMLITHDLGVVAESCDAVVVMYAGRVVERAPVKALFHQPAHPYTAGLLRSIPALHEMGGAGERPRLKTIPGMVPSLRRLPGGCRFRDRCERAQDICARVEPTLEPKREGQEAACHDPVPSP, encoded by the coding sequence ATGCCCGAGCCCCTTCTCGACGTCCGTGGACTGAAGACCCAGCTCTCCCTGGAGGAGGGCCCGGTCATGGCCGTGGACGACGTGTCCTTCTCCATTCCGCCCGGTGGCACGCTGGGGGTGGTGGGGGAGAGCGGGTGCGGCAAGAGCCTCACCGCGCTCTCGGTGATGGGGTTGGTGCCCGAGCCGCCCGGACGCGTGGTGGGCGGGAGCATCCGCTTCCAGGGCGAGGACCTGCTCGCGCTCCCCGAGGAGAAGATGCGCCGCATGCGCGGGCGTCACCTCTCCATGGTCTTCCAGGAGCCGATGACGTCGCTCAACCCCGTCTACACGGTGGGCGAGCAGATAGCCGAGGGCGTGCGGCTGCATCAGGGGTTGTCCCGGGCCGCCGCGCGCGAGCACGCGGTGGAGATGTTGCGGCGGGTGGGCATCCCCGCTCCCGAGCAGCGCGTGGACAGCTACCCGCACCAGCTCTCCGGAGGCATGCGCCAGCGGGTGATGATCGCCATGGCGCTCGCGTGTGGCCCGGAGCTGCTCATCGCCGACGAGCCCACCACGGCGTTGGACGTCACCATCCAGGCGCAGATCCTCGAGCTGCTGAAGCGATTGCAGCAGGAGCGGCGCATGGCGGTGATGCTCATCACCCACGATCTGGGGGTGGTGGCCGAGAGCTGTGACGCGGTGGTGGTGATGTACGCGGGGCGAGTGGTGGAGCGGGCCCCGGTGAAGGCGCTCTTCCACCAGCCGGCGCATCCGTACACCGCGGGGCTGTTGCGCTCCATCCCGGCGCTCCACGAGATGGGCGGGGCAGGGGAGCGCCCCCGGTTGAAGACGATTCCCGGCATGGTGCCGAGCCTCCGCCGGTTGCCCGGAGGCTGCCGCTTCCGCGATCGCTGCGAGCGCGCCCAGGACATCTGCGCGCGGGTGGAGCCGACGTTGGAACCCAAGCGCGAGGGCCAGGAGGCCGCGTGCCACGACCCGGTGCCCTCGCCATGA
- a CDS encoding ABC transporter ATP-binding protein, translated as MTEPLLQVRELKTHFPVRSGLLGRVRGTVKAVDGVGFDVRRGETLGLVGESGCGKSTLGRTLLRLVEPTAGSIRFEGRELTGLSQRELRPLRRRMQLVFQDPYASLNPRMSVRDILGEPFAIHGLERGREREAKVTELLDLMGLPRDALDRYPHEFSGGQRQRIGIARAIALRPDLVVADEPISALDVSIQAQIVNLLVDLQRGLGLTYVFIAHDLKIVEYVSTRVAVMYLGRIVELADAADLYRKPRHPYTQALLSAVPVPDPERKRTRILLQGDVPSPLAPPPGCTFHPRCPHAMDRCRRETPPLYPLGNGHTSACFLVEQDASRATASGPEADAPRASGG; from the coding sequence ATGACCGAGCCCCTGCTGCAGGTGCGTGAGCTGAAGACGCACTTTCCCGTGCGCAGCGGGTTGTTGGGACGCGTGCGGGGCACCGTCAAGGCCGTGGATGGGGTGGGCTTCGACGTGCGGCGCGGCGAGACGCTCGGCCTGGTGGGCGAGAGTGGCTGCGGCAAGAGCACCCTGGGACGCACGCTGCTGCGGCTCGTGGAGCCCACGGCCGGCTCCATCCGCTTCGAGGGGCGGGAGCTGACGGGGCTCTCCCAGCGCGAGCTGCGCCCCCTGCGGAGGAGGATGCAGCTCGTCTTCCAGGATCCGTATGCCTCGCTCAACCCGCGCATGTCGGTGCGCGACATCCTGGGAGAGCCCTTCGCCATCCACGGGCTGGAGCGTGGTCGCGAGCGCGAGGCGAAGGTGACCGAGCTGTTGGACCTGATGGGCCTGCCTCGCGACGCGCTGGACCGTTACCCGCACGAGTTCTCCGGCGGACAGCGCCAGCGCATCGGCATCGCCCGGGCCATCGCCCTGCGGCCGGACCTGGTCGTCGCGGACGAACCCATCAGCGCGCTCGATGTCTCCATCCAGGCGCAGATCGTCAACCTGTTGGTGGACCTGCAGCGCGGGCTGGGGCTGACCTACGTCTTCATCGCGCACGACCTGAAGATCGTCGAGTACGTGTCCACCCGTGTGGCGGTGATGTACCTGGGCCGCATCGTGGAACTGGCGGACGCGGCGGACCTCTACCGGAAGCCGCGCCACCCATACACCCAGGCGCTGCTGTCCGCCGTGCCGGTGCCGGACCCCGAGCGCAAGCGGACGCGCATCCTCCTTCAGGGGGATGTGCCTTCTCCACTCGCTCCGCCGCCCGGGTGCACCTTCCACCCGCGTTGTCCCCATGCCATGGACCGGTGCCGGCGCGAGACGCCGCCCCTGTATCCGCTGGGCAACGGACACACCTCCGCGTGTTTCCTGGTGGAGCAGGACGCGAGCAGGGCCACCGCGTCCGGGCCCGAAGCGGACGCGCCACGGGCTTCGGGAGGTTAG
- a CDS encoding DUF2085 domain-containing protein, with amino-acid sequence MFWLSHHHEEEYNRTYLLGGVRVCARCLGTYPVLLAVMVGLFKLRAPLVWRWDVPVVLGLTLPALVDWAVGRFRPASGSNAVRTFTGVLLGAALGRALFIHVQKPLPAVLVWQAALVAVVALPVFLATFRGPRNG; translated from the coding sequence GTGTTCTGGCTCAGCCACCACCACGAGGAGGAGTACAACCGTACGTACCTGCTCGGAGGCGTGCGGGTCTGCGCGCGTTGCCTGGGGACGTACCCGGTGCTGCTGGCCGTGATGGTGGGCCTCTTCAAGCTGCGTGCCCCCCTGGTCTGGCGGTGGGACGTTCCGGTGGTGCTCGGCCTCACCCTGCCGGCGCTCGTGGACTGGGCGGTGGGCCGCTTCCGTCCGGCCAGTGGCTCCAACGCCGTGCGCACCTTCACCGGCGTCCTGCTGGGCGCGGCGCTCGGGCGCGCGTTGTTCATCCACGTCCAGAAGCCCCTGCCGGCGGTGCTGGTGTGGCAGGCGGCCCTGGTGGCCGTGGTCGCGCTTCCTGTCTTCCTCGCGACCTTCAGGGGTCCCCGGAACGGTTGA
- a CDS encoding RNA polymerase sigma factor, with protein sequence MLAFKAGDARAFEVLVRKHRTPVFNFILRFTGHRARAEDVLQETWLKVVRSAPEYEAKAKFTTWVYTIARNLCVDSARKESYRQAASLEAPSTGAEGEEGRSLGEALPDEGASPERGAYNARVRPLLERALASLPEEQREVFVLREYSGIPFKEIAEVTGVSENTVKSRMRYALEGLRRRLAELGVDGDLAEDGRTVAG encoded by the coding sequence ATGCTCGCCTTCAAGGCGGGGGATGCGCGTGCGTTCGAGGTACTGGTGCGCAAGCACCGGACGCCGGTGTTCAACTTCATCCTTCGCTTCACGGGCCACCGGGCGCGGGCGGAAGACGTGCTTCAGGAGACGTGGCTGAAGGTGGTGCGGAGCGCGCCGGAGTACGAGGCGAAGGCGAAGTTCACCACCTGGGTCTACACGATTGCGAGGAACCTCTGCGTGGACAGCGCGCGCAAAGAGAGCTACCGGCAGGCGGCCTCGTTGGAGGCACCCTCGACCGGTGCCGAGGGCGAGGAGGGCCGCTCCCTGGGTGAGGCCCTGCCCGACGAGGGCGCGAGCCCCGAGCGTGGCGCCTACAATGCCCGCGTGCGGCCCCTGTTGGAGCGGGCACTGGCCAGCCTCCCGGAGGAACAGCGCGAGGTGTTCGTCCTGCGCGAGTACAGCGGCATCCCCTTCAAGGAGATCGCCGAGGTGACGGGTGTGTCCGAGAACACGGTGAAGAGCCGCATGCGCTATGCCCTCGAGGGCCTGCGCCGGCGCCTGGCCGAGCTCGGGGTAGACGGCGACCTGGCAGAGGATGGAAGGACGGTGGCGGGATGA